The Corynebacterium mycetoides genome includes the window GAGCCAGGCCGCGCAGGTCGGCGACACCGTACTCGGTGACGAAGACCATCGCGTCGTGCTCGGTGTGGTCGACATGCGACACGAACGGCACAATGGCGGAAATGGCTCCGCCCTTCGCCTCCGACGGGGAGATGAACGAGGAGATGTAGGCGTTGCGCGTGAAGTCGCCGGAGCCACCGAGGGCGTTCATGAGGCGGGAGCCGTTGATGTGGGTCGAGTTGGCGTTGCCGTAGATGTCCGCCTCGATCATGCCGTTGGTGGCGATCAGACCGACGCGGCGGATGACCTCGGGGTGGTTGGAGATGGACTGCGGGCGCAGGATGATGGAGTCGCGGTAGCGCGACGCCTCGTTGTTCATCTTCTCCGCGTACTCCGGCGAAAGCGAGAAGGAGGTGGCGGAAGCGACGGTCATCTTGCCCGCGTCGATAAGGTCGACCATGCCGTCCTGGATGACCTCGGTGTAGGCCTGGATGTTCTCGAACTTCGACTCCATCAGGCCAGCCATCACGGCGTTGGGGACGTTGCCCACGCCCGACTGCATGACGTAGCCGTCGTACGTGAGGCGGCCGGCCGTGACCTCGCTCTCCAGGAAGTCGAGGAAGTGCCCTGCGATCTGCTCGGACACCTCGTCGGGGGCCTTGAAGGGGGCGTTGCGGTCGGGGGCGTCGGTTTCCACGATCGCGACGACCTTGGAGGGGTCGATCTCGATATAGGGGCTGCCGATGCGGTCGCCGGCCTTCGTGATCGGGACCGGGATGCGGTTCGGCAGCGGCGGCACGAGCCAGATGTCGTGCATGCCCTCGAGCTCCTCGGACTGCCAGGAGTTGACCTCGATGATGATCTTCTTCGCGGCGTTGACGAACTCCACCGAGTTGCCCACGGACGAGGACGGGACGATGTGGCCGTCCTCGGTGATGCGCACGGCCTCGACGATGGCAACGTCCAGGTCGCCGAAGAAGCCCTGCTCCACCAT containing:
- a CDS encoding acetyl-CoA hydrolase/transferase family protein, coding for MSDRIAHAQLRDKVMSAQEAVQFVNHGDKVGMSGFTGAGYPKALPGAIAEKATQAHGKGQDYSIDLFTGASTAPECDGVLAEADALRYRMPYQSDPQMRNKINSGAMKFQDIHLSHSGMMVEQGFFGDLDVAIVEAVRITEDGHIVPSSSVGNSVEFVNAAKKIIIEVNSWQSEELEGMHDIWLVPPLPNRIPVPITKAGDRIGSPYIEIDPSKVVAIVETDAPDRNAPFKAPDEVSEQIAGHFLDFLESEVTAGRLTYDGYVMQSGVGNVPNAVMAGLMESKFENIQAYTEVIQDGMVDLIDAGKMTVASATSFSLSPEYAEKMNNEASRYRDSIILRPQSISNHPEVIRRVGLIATNGMIEADIYGNANSTHINGSRLMNALGGSGDFTRNAYISSFISPSEAKGGAISAIVPFVSHVDHTEHDAMVFVTEYGVADLRGLAPRDRVAKMISIAHPSYRPLLEEYVEQAAKSRFQQTPHDLRHAFDFHLRSLETGTMKVEG